From the Candidatus Spechtbacterales bacterium genome, one window contains:
- the ybeY gene encoding rRNA maturation RNase YbeY, whose protein sequence is MICRVVNETSFDVNEEMLKKCVRETVRAFGKNEDISCSIVIAGLDKIRELNEKYYNKKGATDVLTFSSEEEDYAGDVVVCPSYIKESTGEEGFEWEFCHVVVHGTIHLLGIHHEEDEKNGHTKQHEKEVEIINKVLKNNN, encoded by the coding sequence ATGATCTGTCGTGTTGTTAATGAGACCTCTTTTGATGTGAACGAGGAGATGCTCAAAAAGTGCGTTCGGGAGACTGTGCGGGCATTCGGTAAAAACGAAGACATTTCCTGCAGTATAGTAATAGCAGGTTTGGACAAGATAAGGGAGTTAAATGAAAAGTACTATAACAAAAAGGGCGCGACGGATGTTTTAACATTTTCTTCGGAAGAAGAGGATTATGCGGGGGATGTAGTTGTGTGTCCTTCGTACATAAAGGAAAGCACAGGGGAAGAAGGTTTTGAATGGGAGTTTTGCCACGTTGTGGTTCATGGCACCATACACCTTCTCGGAATACACCACGAAGAAGATGAAAAGAATGGACATACCAAGCAACATGAAAAAGAGGTAGAGATTATAAACAAGGTATTAAAGAATAATAATTAA
- the ftsZ gene encoding cell division protein FtsZ encodes MAQIKPDIETFAKIKVVGVGGSGCNAISRMIDSKIEGVEFVAINTDAQALHHSNAPLKINIGKNLTRGLGAGMNPEIGRQAAEENRDEIQDAVKGADMVFVTCGMGGGTGTGASAVIAEAARDSGALTVATVTRPFSFEGAQRARIAEEGLSKLKEHVDTLIVINNDRLLQVIDRKTSLINAFGTVDDVLRQGVQGISDLVIQPGLVNVDFADIRAIMSEAGSALMGIGLASGEERAMEAARAAISSPLLDIAIDGARGVLFSVAGGEDLAMSEINDAAKIITDSINPDARVIFGAVIDDKLKKGTLKVTVIATGFSDMPVSNTEELDFSAVTARTASFKKDEIEDEAVAEKVKVNREDDFPKLATKNNKEEKSAVDGDDDKEEDWDIPTFIRKKMK; translated from the coding sequence ATGGCTCAAATTAAACCTGACATAGAAACATTTGCAAAAATAAAAGTTGTGGGAGTTGGTGGTTCGGGTTGCAACGCTATCAGCCGGATGATTGACTCTAAAATAGAAGGCGTGGAATTCGTCGCTATTAATACGGACGCTCAGGCTCTGCATCACTCAAACGCTCCTCTTAAAATAAATATTGGAAAGAACTTAACACGCGGTCTCGGAGCCGGTATGAATCCGGAAATAGGAAGGCAGGCAGCTGAAGAAAATCGGGACGAGATACAAGATGCTGTTAAAGGTGCCGATATGGTTTTTGTTACCTGCGGTATGGGAGGAGGAACCGGTACAGGCGCTTCAGCGGTTATTGCGGAAGCCGCCCGTGACTCAGGGGCACTAACAGTAGCTACCGTTACACGCCCCTTCAGTTTTGAAGGAGCTCAGCGCGCGCGTATTGCAGAAGAGGGTTTGAGCAAACTTAAAGAGCACGTGGATACTTTAATTGTTATAAACAATGATCGCCTTCTTCAGGTGATAGACCGAAAGACCTCTTTGATAAATGCTTTTGGGACAGTAGATGATGTTTTGCGCCAGGGAGTGCAGGGTATAAGCGACCTTGTTATACAGCCCGGTTTGGTCAATGTGGATTTTGCTGACATACGCGCAATAATGAGCGAGGCGGGAAGCGCGCTTATGGGAATTGGTCTAGCAAGTGGTGAAGAGAGGGCAATGGAAGCTGCTCGCGCTGCTATTAGCTCTCCTTTGCTTGATATCGCAATTGATGGAGCACGTGGAGTATTGTTCAGTGTTGCGGGAGGTGAAGACTTGGCAATGAGCGAGATAAATGATGCGGCTAAAATAATAACAGATTCAATTAATCCCGATGCCAGAGTTATTTTTGGGGCTGTAATAGACGACAAACTCAAAAAGGGAACTTTGAAAGTTACAGTAATAGCCACAGGGTTTTCAGACATGCCTGTAAGCAATACAGAGGAATTGGATTTCTCTGCGGTTACAGCACGCACCGCAAGTTTTAAAAAAGATGAGATAGAAGATGAAGCTGTGGCAGAAAAAGTAAAGGTAAATCGCGAAGATGACTTTCCTAAGCTGGCTACTAAAAATAACAAAGAAGAAAAGAGCGCTGTTGACGGCGATGATGACAAAGAAGAGGATTGGGATATCCCGACATTTATTAGAAAGAAGATGAAATAA
- a CDS encoding 30S ribosomal protein S21, protein MSEAPACRQAGLPAVLENAAQVERNMVNTTNKNTRTGMEVRKKGGESVGSLSRRFTQKVRGSGVLMEVRGRSFYKPKQNKKARRKSALVRAERRKEYAKLRKWGKVK, encoded by the coding sequence TTGAGCGAAGCGCCTGCCTGCCGGCAGGCAGGCCTGCCTGCCGTGTTAGAGAATGCGGCGCAGGTAGAAAGAAACATGGTAAATACAACAAACAAAAACACAAGAACCGGAATGGAAGTCCGTAAAAAAGGGGGAGAGTCTGTTGGTAGCCTGAGCAGGCGCTTTACACAAAAGGTTCGCGGAAGCGGAGTTTTGATGGAAGTGCGTGGAAGGTCTTTCTACAAGCCAAAGCAGAATAAAAAGGCAAGAAGAAAGAGTGCCTTGGTTCGTGCGGAGCGCAGGAAAGAGTACGCAAAGTTGCGCAAGTGGGGAAAGGTAAAATAA
- a CDS encoding LCP family protein, translating to MKFIKSKTVLAAIGSLALFGVVLGVAWGLSHLAGSIRQTAQMETPADIKSPEKITVPSFKTLAEKTQLHSENGKTNILLLGISGEDYISGDVADTIILLSLEHETQKAYLFSLPRDLWISHDGAFQKINELYRLAGGTEIPDAQKTEIMKSKVREITGQNIHYSIVINLAGTEKVVDLIGGVETEEGHKNGEEALFYIRDRGRAGGDFDRMARQQKLIIAILEKISSGDGLLNEDKGDIIETYQEYFSTDISILQFLQIEPVLNKMGADSVEMYTITPTLNNLLYSDMTDSNGQMLYTLHPTAGYEDYSQIQSFIDKTLN from the coding sequence ATGAAGTTTATAAAAAGCAAAACAGTGCTTGCCGCCATAGGTTCTCTGGCTCTGTTCGGAGTAGTATTGGGTGTTGCCTGGGGGCTTTCACATCTTGCCGGCAGTATACGCCAAACCGCGCAGATGGAAACACCTGCGGACATAAAGAGCCCGGAAAAAATAACTGTACCCTCTTTTAAAACCTTGGCTGAAAAAACACAATTACACTCGGAAAACGGCAAAACAAATATACTGCTTCTGGGAATAAGCGGCGAAGATTATATATCCGGAGATGTCGCGGACACAATAATACTACTGAGCTTAGAACACGAAACTCAAAAGGCGTATTTATTTTCTCTTCCCAGAGACCTTTGGATATCTCATGATGGGGCGTTCCAAAAAATAAATGAACTATACAGATTGGCAGGAGGCACTGAAATTCCGGACGCGCAAAAAACAGAAATAATGAAAAGTAAGGTTAGGGAAATAACCGGGCAAAATATACACTACTCTATTGTTATAAACCTTGCGGGTACAGAAAAGGTTGTTGATTTAATAGGCGGCGTAGAAACCGAAGAGGGTCACAAGAACGGAGAGGAGGCATTGTTCTACATACGAGACAGAGGCAGGGCCGGGGGGGATTTTGACAGAATGGCAAGGCAACAAAAACTTATTATCGCGATACTGGAAAAAATAAGCAGTGGAGATGGCCTACTAAATGAGGATAAAGGGGACATAATTGAAACATATCAGGAATATTTTTCAACAGATATATCTATATTGCAATTCCTGCAAATAGAACCGGTGCTCAACAAAATGGGCGCGGACAGTGTAGAGATGTACACAATTACACCTACTCTTAATAATCTGTTATACTCAGATATGACAGACTCTAACGGACAAATGCTTTACACACTGCACCCGACAGCGGGATATGAAGACTATTCACAAATTCAAAGTTTTATAGATAAAACTTTGAATTAA
- the hisS gene encoding histidine--tRNA ligase, which produces MSKEKKKQFRTPTGMHDILPNEQYIWQYFWRMAEDTAGFYNYERIDTPMIEQTELFEKGTGQGTDIVQKEMFSFKTKGGDSLTLRPEGTPSVARAFIQNGMRKWTSPVKVYYGGPMFRHEKPQRGRFRQFYQFGLETIGEEDAARDAEIINTTFKILERLRLTQVCMEINSIGCKACRPRYIKALKNYYRYRLKQVCADCRERYKSSPLRLLDCDQEKCQRVKTEAPQIVDDLCNDCNEHFKEVLEILDFVNIPYILNPHLVRGLDYYTRTVFEIFLGDVTETPSISEGGDTPKRLAIASGGRYDNLVKFLGGNDAPAVGVAMGVERIIEAMKANDKLPKKPQGPRVFVVQLGDRAKKRAFLLFEEFRKEGIAAREALGRDSISAQLKLANKYKADLAIIIGQKEVLDKVAIIREMDTGTQETIPEEKLIKEIKKRLSKKR; this is translated from the coding sequence ATGTCAAAAGAAAAAAAGAAACAATTTAGAACACCCACAGGAATGCACGATATTTTGCCTAATGAGCAATACATCTGGCAGTATTTTTGGAGGATGGCCGAAGACACAGCAGGCTTTTATAATTATGAGAGGATAGATACGCCAATGATAGAGCAGACCGAGCTTTTTGAAAAAGGAACAGGACAGGGGACTGACATTGTGCAAAAGGAGATGTTTTCTTTCAAAACCAAAGGAGGAGACAGTTTAACTCTTCGCCCTGAAGGGACACCATCAGTAGCAAGAGCATTTATACAAAATGGAATGAGAAAATGGACATCTCCTGTTAAGGTGTATTACGGAGGTCCTATGTTTAGACACGAAAAACCACAGCGTGGCAGGTTTCGCCAGTTTTACCAGTTTGGACTGGAGACAATAGGGGAAGAAGATGCTGCAAGAGATGCTGAAATAATAAATACAACATTCAAAATATTAGAACGTTTACGCCTGACGCAGGTGTGTATGGAGATAAACTCCATAGGGTGCAAAGCTTGTCGCCCCAGATATATAAAAGCTTTAAAGAATTATTACAGGTATAGGTTAAAACAAGTTTGCGCGGACTGCCGCGAAAGGTACAAGAGCAGTCCTTTGCGCCTTTTGGACTGTGACCAGGAAAAGTGCCAAAGAGTTAAGACCGAGGCTCCCCAGATAGTGGATGATCTTTGTAATGACTGTAATGAGCACTTTAAAGAGGTCTTAGAAATTCTTGATTTTGTAAATATACCCTACATACTGAATCCTCATCTTGTGCGCGGATTGGATTATTACACAAGAACAGTTTTTGAGATATTTTTGGGGGATGTTACAGAAACTCCGTCAATTTCTGAAGGTGGCGACACCCCTAAAAGACTTGCAATTGCATCAGGAGGCAGGTATGATAATCTCGTTAAATTTTTGGGAGGAAATGATGCTCCCGCCGTAGGTGTTGCAATGGGTGTTGAAAGAATAATTGAGGCGATGAAGGCTAATGATAAATTGCCTAAGAAGCCTCAGGGACCAAGAGTTTTTGTTGTACAACTTGGAGACAGGGCAAAAAAGAGGGCGTTTCTTCTGTTTGAAGAGTTCCGCAAAGAAGGTATCGCGGCAAGAGAGGCTTTGGGTAGGGATTCTATTAGCGCGCAGTTAAAACTGGCAAACAAATATAAGGCTGATTTGGCAATAATAATAGGACAAAAAGAGGTTTTAGATAAAGTTGCAATAATAAGGGAAATGGACACAGGAACCCAGGAGACAATACCTGAAGAAAAGCTGATTAAAGAGATTAAAAAGAGGTTAAGCAAGAAAAGGTAA
- the lepB gene encoding signal peptidase I: protein MNEKLRGTLDFIWDISKIILISLVIIIPIRYFVVQPFFVRGASMEPTYQQGDYLLVDEISYRFSEPKRGEVIIFRFPGNPSQFYIKRIIGLPGETVIVNDGGVTVVSDDNPDGLTLEEDYIRNINTDGTLEVELNGNEYFVMGDNRLASYDSRRWGPLAENFIIGKVFVRAWPFEQFGVIEAPAY from the coding sequence ATGAACGAAAAACTTCGCGGAACATTAGATTTTATATGGGATATCTCTAAGATAATCCTTATTTCGCTTGTCATTATTATACCGATAAGGTACTTTGTGGTGCAGCCATTTTTTGTGAGGGGCGCCAGTATGGAGCCTACATATCAGCAGGGAGATTACCTTTTAGTTGATGAAATATCATATCGTTTTTCAGAACCAAAAAGAGGCGAGGTTATAATTTTTCGCTTCCCGGGAAATCCTTCGCAGTTTTACATAAAAAGAATAATCGGCCTTCCCGGTGAAACAGTTATTGTAAATGACGGGGGGGTTACAGTAGTAAGTGACGACAATCCCGATGGCCTGACTCTGGAAGAAGATTACATACGCAACATAAATACAGACGGAACACTGGAGGTAGAGCTTAATGGAAATGAGTACTTTGTTATGGGAGATAACCGCCTCGCAAGCTACGACTCAAGAAGATGGGGGCCGTTGGCCGAAAACTTTATAATAGGCAAGGTGTTTGTACGCGCATGGCCCTTTGAACAATTTGGTGTAATAGAAGCACCAGCTTACTAA
- a CDS encoding GatB/YqeY domain-containing protein, with protein sequence MSLVDQIQSDIKTALKEKDEKASLVLRSLSAAFKNKEIELGKREEGLSDVEVEAIILSEIKKRKEARQQYEKGGRSDLVEEEMAEEKILEKYAPEQMSEDKLEKIIDDIIEKTEAAGMQDIGKVMKEVMAQVGNNADGSLVSLLVRKKLQ encoded by the coding sequence ATGAGTTTAGTTGACCAGATACAGTCTGATATAAAAACAGCTTTAAAAGAAAAGGATGAGAAGGCATCCCTTGTTTTACGTTCGCTTAGTGCGGCTTTTAAAAACAAGGAAATAGAATTAGGTAAAAGAGAAGAGGGTTTGAGTGACGTTGAGGTGGAAGCAATAATATTAAGCGAGATAAAAAAGAGAAAAGAGGCTCGCCAGCAGTATGAAAAAGGTGGCCGAAGCGATTTGGTGGAAGAAGAGATGGCGGAAGAAAAAATTTTAGAAAAGTACGCTCCTGAACAAATGTCTGAAGACAAGCTTGAGAAGATAATTGATGATATAATAGAGAAAACAGAGGCAGCAGGAATGCAGGATATTGGCAAGGTGATGAAAGAGGTGATGGCACAGGTGGGCAACAATGCAGATGGTTCTTTAGTAAGCTTATTAGTTAGGAAAAAACTGCAATGA
- a CDS encoding ATP cone domain-containing protein, with protein MARIPFTTPFKRVRKRDGRVVEWEQSRITSAIRKAMTKMEEGNPQKDSERISDKVVQLLVKKYPSKQVLTIEEIQDVVEDALILMEFPKTAKEYIVYRRERAKVRESQRHVPEHVQKKAAESKKYFKNKLGEFIYYRTYSRWIEDEGRRETWSETVDRYVDFMRENISNALSEEEYAEVREAILKQEVMPSMRLMWGAGDAARKTNVTGYNCSYIAPNRLEDFAEIMYLSMCGTGVGFSAESKNVQQLPIIKPQTGDKLKTHVIKDSKEGWGDALTLALKTWYDGKDIDFDYSQLRPAGARLLTMGGRSSGPEPLKNLMEFSREKILEKQGKRLTNLDVHDIICKIGEVVVAGGVRRSALISISDLDDKEMRHAKEGKFYMFEPQRQMANNSAAYNKKPTTTEFMEEWLALAKSGTGERGIFNRAGLKHQMPERRWKITAPHWADMGTNPCGEINLRSKQFCNLSEVVCRSEDTEETLMRKVRLATILGTYQSSLTNFPYLSKEWKKNCEEERLLGVSLTGQWDSEAARDPKILPKLKAEAIRVNEEYAKKMKINPSSAITCVKPSGTVSQLVDSASGMHARHSEYYIRRVRISATDPLFHMLRDQKFPHKPEIGQDPETATTFVLEFPVKAPDNAITSGQLTALDQLKHWKSIKENFTEHNPSVTVSLNDEEWIHTAHWLYENWDILGGLSFLPRNDHHYALAPYEEITKEQYEEMAASMPDVDFAQIVGYERDDNTEGAKELACVGGVCEIEEMTGPADTVAHDHEESRETA; from the coding sequence ATGGCACGTATTCCTTTCACAACTCCATTTAAAAGAGTAAGAAAAAGAGACGGGCGTGTTGTTGAATGGGAACAGTCCCGTATCACCAGCGCAATCCGAAAAGCAATGACTAAGATGGAAGAGGGCAATCCTCAAAAGGACTCTGAAAGAATATCGGATAAAGTTGTCCAGTTGCTTGTTAAAAAATATCCCTCAAAACAGGTTTTAACCATTGAAGAAATTCAGGATGTTGTTGAAGACGCGCTTATTCTGATGGAGTTTCCAAAGACAGCGAAGGAATACATCGTTTACAGAAGAGAACGTGCCAAGGTGCGTGAGAGTCAAAGACATGTTCCCGAACATGTGCAGAAAAAAGCGGCAGAGAGTAAAAAATATTTTAAAAACAAATTAGGCGAGTTTATCTACTACAGGACTTATTCCCGATGGATAGAGGACGAGGGAAGGCGAGAGACATGGAGCGAGACAGTAGATCGTTATGTAGATTTTATGCGCGAGAATATCTCAAACGCGTTAAGTGAAGAGGAGTATGCGGAAGTTCGCGAAGCAATTTTAAAACAAGAAGTTATGCCTTCCATGCGCCTTATGTGGGGTGCTGGAGATGCGGCGCGAAAAACCAACGTTACCGGTTACAACTGTTCCTATATAGCCCCAAACCGCCTGGAGGATTTTGCAGAGATTATGTATCTTTCCATGTGTGGAACAGGAGTAGGTTTTTCCGCGGAAAGCAAGAATGTCCAACAACTGCCTATAATAAAACCGCAAACCGGAGATAAGTTAAAAACTCATGTTATAAAAGACTCAAAAGAAGGGTGGGGCGATGCCTTAACTCTCGCTCTTAAGACTTGGTATGACGGTAAAGATATAGATTTTGACTACTCGCAATTACGCCCTGCCGGAGCGCGACTCTTAACGATGGGTGGCAGAAGTTCCGGACCTGAACCTCTTAAAAATCTTATGGAGTTTTCGCGCGAAAAGATACTTGAAAAACAAGGGAAGCGCCTTACTAATCTGGATGTCCACGATATTATTTGTAAAATAGGAGAGGTTGTAGTTGCCGGAGGTGTAAGGCGGAGCGCTCTTATATCTATATCTGATTTAGACGATAAAGAGATGCGCCACGCAAAAGAGGGCAAGTTTTACATGTTTGAGCCACAGCGGCAAATGGCGAATAATTCAGCCGCGTATAATAAAAAACCCACAACCACGGAATTTATGGAAGAGTGGCTGGCGCTTGCTAAAAGTGGCACAGGTGAGAGGGGTATATTTAACAGAGCCGGCTTAAAACATCAGATGCCTGAACGCCGATGGAAGATAACAGCCCCGCACTGGGCCGACATGGGAACTAATCCATGCGGTGAGATAAACCTGCGAAGCAAGCAGTTCTGCAACCTTTCAGAGGTAGTATGCAGAAGCGAAGACACAGAAGAGACTCTTATGCGAAAAGTGCGTCTCGCAACAATTTTAGGGACTTATCAGTCTTCTCTTACCAACTTTCCTTATCTGTCTAAAGAGTGGAAGAAAAACTGTGAAGAAGAGCGTTTGCTCGGAGTATCTCTCACAGGACAGTGGGATTCAGAAGCCGCGCGCGATCCCAAAATTCTTCCCAAACTTAAAGCCGAAGCCATAAGGGTTAATGAAGAGTATGCTAAAAAAATGAAAATAAATCCGTCTAGTGCGATAACATGTGTTAAGCCGTCTGGAACCGTTTCTCAGCTTGTAGATTCAGCCAGTGGTATGCATGCCAGGCATTCAGAATACTATATTCGCCGCGTTAGAATATCTGCAACTGACCCGCTTTTTCATATGCTTCGCGACCAGAAGTTTCCTCATAAGCCCGAGATTGGACAGGATCCCGAAACCGCAACTACTTTTGTTCTTGAGTTTCCGGTTAAAGCTCCTGACAACGCGATAACAAGCGGACAGCTTACAGCATTAGATCAGCTTAAGCACTGGAAGAGTATAAAGGAAAACTTTACAGAACATAACCCATCGGTAACAGTTTCTCTTAATGACGAGGAGTGGATACACACAGCCCACTGGCTTTATGAAAATTGGGACATACTTGGGGGATTAAGCTTCCTTCCGAGGAATGACCACCACTATGCCTTAGCACCATATGAAGAAATTACAAAAGAGCAGTACGAAGAGATGGCGGCCTCAATGCCCGATGTGGACTTTGCCCAAATTGTGGGATATGAGCGTGATGACAACACCGAAGGTGCAAAGGAGCTTGCATGTGTTGGTGGGGTTTGCGAGATAGAGGAGATGACAGGTCCGGCGGACACGGTGGCACACGACCACGAAGAATCCCGCGAAACTGCTTAA
- the ftsA gene encoding cell division protein FtsA produces MAREHIICGIDIGSRYIYTVIASFSNDVPLPQIMGMGRARSAGIRKGMISDSEDAIVSISKSVKEAEKMAGVSIGSAYVSIGGNHITSMPSRGVVAVSRADGEISGEDVERVKTAAATVTLPQNREILHNIPREFILDNESGLRDVNGMKGLRLEADTLIIAGSTAHIKNITKCVNDAGVDVDGFVLAPIAAAEAVLSKRQKDLGVLCLNIGAGTTELAVFEEGNLIYANILPLGGDNITNDLAIGLRINVDVAERLKREYGMALASEIPKRDTIDLSQYDPNETEAVNRKAVVEIIEARLFEIFDMVNKELSSIGKEAFLPGGVVLTGGSAKIPHIVESCKMKLRLPVQIGFPRDVEGVTTSMDDPSYAAVLGLIFHGYEEGEYTARSFSGPGTASFARAGSKVKKWMRSLLP; encoded by the coding sequence ATGGCTAGGGAACATATAATTTGTGGAATAGATATAGGATCTCGTTATATATATACGGTTATTGCTTCGTTTTCAAATGATGTTCCCTTACCACAGATAATGGGGATGGGCAGAGCTCGCTCCGCGGGAATACGCAAAGGAATGATAAGCGATTCCGAGGATGCCATAGTTTCTATAAGCAAATCAGTCAAAGAAGCTGAAAAGATGGCGGGGGTATCAATAGGCAGCGCCTATGTCAGTATAGGCGGTAATCATATTACAAGCATGCCTTCAAGAGGTGTTGTTGCTGTTTCACGTGCTGATGGGGAAATATCAGGCGAAGATGTAGAACGCGTAAAAACAGCTGCCGCAACAGTTACACTTCCCCAGAATCGGGAGATTTTACACAACATACCGAGAGAGTTTATTTTAGATAATGAGTCCGGACTACGCGATGTTAATGGAATGAAAGGGTTAAGACTTGAGGCGGATACTTTAATAATAGCGGGTTCAACGGCTCACATTAAAAATATTACAAAGTGTGTAAATGACGCCGGGGTTGATGTTGACGGCTTTGTTTTAGCACCTATTGCTGCCGCGGAAGCCGTGCTCTCAAAACGACAAAAGGATCTAGGTGTTCTCTGTCTTAACATAGGAGCCGGCACAACCGAGTTGGCAGTTTTTGAAGAAGGTAATCTTATTTACGCGAACATACTTCCCTTGGGGGGGGACAATATAACAAACGACCTGGCAATAGGTCTCCGTATTAATGTTGATGTGGCCGAGCGTCTTAAGCGGGAATATGGCATGGCTTTGGCATCGGAGATACCAAAGAGAGATACAATAGATTTATCTCAGTATGACCCGAATGAAACAGAGGCTGTAAATCGCAAAGCTGTCGTAGAGATAATAGAGGCACGTCTTTTTGAGATATTTGATATGGTAAACAAGGAGCTTAGCTCCATAGGAAAGGAGGCATTTCTTCCGGGAGGAGTTGTACTTACGGGAGGCAGTGCCAAGATTCCTCATATAGTAGAGTCATGTAAAATGAAATTACGCCTGCCTGTACAGATAGGATTTCCACGGGATGTTGAGGGTGTCACAACTTCTATGGACGACCCTTCATATGCCGCTGTTCTCGGGCTTATATTTCACGGATATGAGGAGGGTGAATATACCGCGCGTTCGTTCTCAGGACCGGGAACTGCCTCATTTGCAAGAGCAGGAAGCAAGGTGAAAAAGTGGATGCGCTCTCTTCTGCCATAG
- a CDS encoding histidine triad nucleotide-binding protein produces the protein MADIFCRIIQGEVAGEFLFEDDDLVVLKDIAPKAPVHYLVIPKKHISTINDVAEEDSELLGKMVLAAKRTAKEKGIEEGYKLVYNVGERGGQEVLHIHLHVLGGWKEQ, from the coding sequence ATGGCAGATATTTTTTGCAGGATAATACAAGGAGAGGTAGCGGGTGAATTTCTGTTTGAAGATGACGATTTGGTGGTATTGAAAGATATAGCCCCAAAAGCCCCGGTACATTACCTGGTTATACCTAAAAAACATATTTCAACGATAAACGATGTAGCAGAAGAAGATTCCGAACTTTTAGGAAAAATGGTACTGGCCGCTAAGAGAACCGCAAAGGAAAAAGGAATAGAAGAAGGTTACAAGCTTGTTTATAATGTCGGGGAAAGAGGTGGTCAGGAAGTGCTACACATCCACTTGCATGTGTTGGGGGGCTGGAAAGAACAGTAA
- a CDS encoding SDR family NAD(P)-dependent oxidoreductase, with the protein MRLKNKVAIVTGASSGIGRAIAESFVANGASVVFSDINEPDYDVKEKFGEKAVFFKCDVSDYSQVEELVKTAIEEFSGLHIMVNNAGIGTVGGILDATKEDWQKTVDINMSGVFYGMKLAAQYMKDNGIEGSIVNMSSILGKVGFQGAVSYCASKGGVVQLTHAGALDLAPYKVRVNAIAPGFIKTKMTDPMLTNEDFNNLVVTSTPLGHVGEPQDIANAAIYLASDEAKYVTGEIIYVDGGWTAK; encoded by the coding sequence ATGCGTCTTAAAAACAAAGTAGCAATTGTAACCGGTGCTTCATCGGGAATAGGTCGCGCCATAGCCGAGAGTTTTGTTGCAAACGGGGCTAGTGTTGTGTTTTCGGATATAAATGAACCAGACTACGATGTGAAAGAAAAGTTTGGTGAAAAGGCAGTTTTTTTCAAATGCGATGTCTCTGATTACTCGCAGGTTGAAGAACTTGTAAAAACCGCGATAGAAGAATTTTCCGGTCTGCACATTATGGTAAATAACGCAGGTATAGGGACCGTTGGAGGTATACTTGATGCCACTAAAGAAGACTGGCAAAAGACGGTAGATATAAACATGTCAGGAGTTTTTTATGGGATGAAATTAGCGGCACAGTACATGAAAGACAATGGTATCGAGGGCAGTATTGTGAATATGAGTTCTATTTTAGGTAAAGTTGGTTTTCAGGGGGCTGTTTCATACTGTGCTTCTAAAGGAGGTGTTGTACAGTTGACCCATGCGGGAGCATTGGATTTGGCTCCGTATAAAGTAAGGGTAAACGCTATAGCACCAGGGTTTATTAAAACAAAGATGACAGATCCTATGTTGACTAATGAAGATTTTAACAACCTGGTCGTCACTTCAACACCACTTGGACATGTGGGGGAACCTCAAGATATAGCGAACGCAGCAATTTATTTAGCTTCCGATGAGGCAAAATACGTAACAGGAGAGATAATATATGTAGATGGCGGGTGGACCGCAAAGTAA